The window GCCAGCATCTGCTGCTCCCCCCCCGAGAGGGTGCCTGCGGGCTGCCGCCGCCGCTCCTTGAGCCTGGGGAAAAGGGCGTAGACCCGCTCCAAATCGGGGCGAAGGCTTTCCCGACGGCGGTAGCGCAGGAAGCCTCCCAGGAGGAGGTTGTCCTCCACGGGCAGGCCCGGGAAGAGGGCCCGGCCCTCGGGCACCAGGACCAAGCCCCGCTCCAGCAGGGCCTCCGGGCTACGGACCCTCAGCTCCTCCCCCTCGAGGACCACCCTCCCTTCGGCGCGGGCCAGGCCCAGGAGCCCCCGCAGGACCGAGGTCTTTCCCGCCCCGTTGGGGCCGATAAGGGTGAGGGCCTGCCCCTGGTCCAGGGCGAAGCCCACCCCCCGGACCGCTTCCAGGGGGCCGTAGCGCACGGTGAGGCCTTCCACCCGCAAGAGGCTCATGCCGCTT is drawn from Thermus thermamylovorans and contains these coding sequences:
- a CDS encoding ATP-binding cassette domain-containing protein, giving the protein MSLLRVEGLTVRYGPLEAVRGVGFALDQGQALTLIGPNGAGKTSVLRGLLGLARAEGRVVLEGEELRVRSPEALLERGLVLVPEGRALFPGLPVEDNLLLGGFLRYRRRESLRPDLERVYALFPRLKERRRQPAGTLSGGEQQMLA